The Delphinus delphis chromosome 17, mDelDel1.2, whole genome shotgun sequence genome includes the window TACACATTCGCAAAGGTGAGTGGTCTATCCCATGTGAATTTTCTGATGCTGAGTAAGCCTTGAGCTCCTGTTAAAAGCTTtgccacattcattacatttataaggtttctctccagtgtgaattctctggtgTATAATTAGATGCGAGCGCCATctgaatattttttcacattcattacatttatgAAGTTTCTTTACAGTATTAACTTTCTTACGGCTCACGTGGTTAGAAGCTTCCAGAGTATTCCCATACTCGTGGTACCACTGGGCTCGAGTGTGGATCCTCTGGTGCTCGATGAGGTACGAGCTCCggctgaaggctttcccacactcgCTGCATCCATAGGGCTTCACCCCAGCGTGAATGATCTGGTGCTGGAAAAGGGTGGAGTTCTgactgaaggctttcccacattcactgcacttatAGGGCCTCTCCCCCGTGTGCACCCGCTGGTGTATTGTGAGCTGTGTGCTCATactgaaggcttttccacattcgaGGCACTCGTAGGGCTTCTCCCCTTTATGGATCCTCTGATGGTAAATGAGGCTTGAGCTCTggctgaaggccttcccacagTCACTGCACtcatagggcttctctccagtgtgaattctctgatgctgAATTAGGTGTGAGCCCTGGACAAAGCCTTTCCCACATTCTTCACACTTAAAtggtttttctccagtgtgagTTCTCTGGTGGCGAATAAGCCGTGAGCTGCAACCAAAGGCTTTTGAACACTTGTTGCatttataaggtttctctccagtatgcgTCAGCTGATGCTGACTAAGGCGGGAGACCCACCGGAAAGCCTTCCCACACTCGTCACACTTAAACGGTTTCTCGGTAGCATGCAACCTCTGATGTGCAACCAGGCTGGGGCTATCCGGGGCTCTTGGGAGCTGAAGTTTCTCCCCAGCGTGCATCCGCTGGTGCTGAGCTAGGGTTGAGCTCTggctgaaggccttcccacactcCTGGCATGGGTAGGGCCTCTCTCCCGTATGGGTCCTCTGGTGCCTGGCCAGCTGAGACTGCTGGCTGAAGGCCTTCCCGCACTCCCGGCAGCCATAGGGCCTCTCTCCCGTGTGGACCCTCtgatggtggatgaggctagagcTCTGAccaaaggcttttccacattcctCACACCTGTagggcttctccccagtgtgAATCCTTTGATGCTGAATGAGTTTCGAGCTCAGACGAAAGGCCTTCCCACACTCGGTGCATTTAAACGGCTTCTCTCCAGTATGGATCCTCTGATGCTGAGTAAGCTGTGAGCACAACCTGAAGACCTTCCCACACTCCTCACACTCATACGGCTTCTCGCCATGCAAGGTACTCAGATGTCTCCCCTGTAAGCAATCAGGTAATTTTTTTTGGCACTCCTGGCAGCTGTTAGGTctcttctgtgtattaatttcctGATGCAGAGAGACATCTGAAGTAGATTGGAAACTCCTACCACAGATGTCACATCTTCGCAAGGACCCCTGACTTTGATCACGTCGACAACCCAGGCGGCCACCACTCCCCCGCTCGCCACACCCCTGGGCCTCTTCCTCAGCGAAGGTCTCCCTGGGAGCCACAGTCCCTACATTCAAGCAGTTTTTCTGGAAGAGGGAGGTTGGCTGACTCTCTGAACAGACCTCGGGATCAGAGGCATCTCCAAAGCCAGGACTCTGGGGAAAGTCCTGGGACGGGGTTTTGACCATGACCACATGGGATTCTGATTTTAGACGGTCAATGTCTTCACAGGCCTGCTCACTCTCGGTCCCGATTGTAGAATCTGAAATGAACAGGAAGTAAACTGCTGCTTAT containing:
- the ZNF7 gene encoding zinc finger protein 7 isoform X3; amino-acid sequence: MEAVTFGDVAVHFSREEWQCLDPGQRALYKEVMLENHSSVAGLAGFLVFKPELISRLEQGQEPWVLDLQGAEGREAARTSQADSTIGTESEQACEDIDRLKSESHVVMVKTPSQDFPQSPGFGDASDPEVCSESQPTSLFQKNCLNVGTVAPRETFAEEEAQGCGERGSGGRLGCRRDQSQGSLRRCDICGRSFQSTSDVSLHQEINTQKRPNSCQECQKKLPDCLQGRHLSTLHGEKPYECEECGKVFRLCSQLTQHQRIHTGEKPFKCTECGKAFRLSSKLIQHQRIHTGEKPYRCEECGKAFGQSSSLIHHQRVHTGERPYGCRECGKAFSQQSQLARHQRTHTGERPYPCQECGKAFSQSSTLAQHQRMHAGEKLQLPRAPDSPSLVAHQRLHATEKPFKCDECGKAFRWVSRLSQHQLTHTGEKPYKCNKCSKAFGCSSRLIRHQRTHTGEKPFKCEECGKGFVQGSHLIQHQRIHTGEKPYECSDCGKAFSQSSSLIYHQRIHKGEKPYECLECGKAFSMSTQLTIHQRVHTGERPYKCSECGKAFSQNSTLFQHQIIHAGVKPYGCSECGKAFSRSSYLIEHQRIHTRAQWYHEYGNTLEASNHVSRKKVNTVKKLHKCNECEKIFRWRSHLIIHQRIHTGEKPYKCNECGKAFNRSSRLTQHQKIHMG
- the ZNF7 gene encoding zinc finger protein 7 isoform X2, whose translation is MNGASGGRYSGAMATLAPPQVPAREHLGLEQVSGPGHADPHPRRRMEAVTFGDVAVHFSREEWQCLDPGQRALYKEVMLENHSSVAGLGFLVFKPELISRLEQGQEPWVLDLQGAEGREAARTSQADSTIGTESEQACEDIDRLKSESHVVMVKTPSQDFPQSPGFGDASDPEVCSESQPTSLFQKNCLNVGTVAPRETFAEEEAQGCGERGSGGRLGCRRDQSQGSLRRCDICGRSFQSTSDVSLHQEINTQKRPNSCQECQKKLPDCLQGRHLSTLHGEKPYECEECGKVFRLCSQLTQHQRIHTGEKPFKCTECGKAFRLSSKLIQHQRIHTGEKPYRCEECGKAFGQSSSLIHHQRVHTGERPYGCRECGKAFSQQSQLARHQRTHTGERPYPCQECGKAFSQSSTLAQHQRMHAGEKLQLPRAPDSPSLVAHQRLHATEKPFKCDECGKAFRWVSRLSQHQLTHTGEKPYKCNKCSKAFGCSSRLIRHQRTHTGEKPFKCEECGKGFVQGSHLIQHQRIHTGEKPYECSDCGKAFSQSSSLIYHQRIHKGEKPYECLECGKAFSMSTQLTIHQRVHTGERPYKCSECGKAFSQNSTLFQHQIIHAGVKPYGCSECGKAFSRSSYLIEHQRIHTRAQWYHEYGNTLEASNHVSRKKVNTVKKLHKCNECEKIFRWRSHLIIHQRIHTGEKPYKCNECGKAFNRSSRLTQHQKIHMG
- the ZNF7 gene encoding zinc finger protein 7 isoform X1, giving the protein MNGASGGRYSGAMATLAPPQVPAREHLGLEQVSGPGHADPHPRRRMEAVTFGDVAVHFSREEWQCLDPGQRALYKEVMLENHSSVAGLAGFLVFKPELISRLEQGQEPWVLDLQGAEGREAARTSQADSTIGTESEQACEDIDRLKSESHVVMVKTPSQDFPQSPGFGDASDPEVCSESQPTSLFQKNCLNVGTVAPRETFAEEEAQGCGERGSGGRLGCRRDQSQGSLRRCDICGRSFQSTSDVSLHQEINTQKRPNSCQECQKKLPDCLQGRHLSTLHGEKPYECEECGKVFRLCSQLTQHQRIHTGEKPFKCTECGKAFRLSSKLIQHQRIHTGEKPYRCEECGKAFGQSSSLIHHQRVHTGERPYGCRECGKAFSQQSQLARHQRTHTGERPYPCQECGKAFSQSSTLAQHQRMHAGEKLQLPRAPDSPSLVAHQRLHATEKPFKCDECGKAFRWVSRLSQHQLTHTGEKPYKCNKCSKAFGCSSRLIRHQRTHTGEKPFKCEECGKGFVQGSHLIQHQRIHTGEKPYECSDCGKAFSQSSSLIYHQRIHKGEKPYECLECGKAFSMSTQLTIHQRVHTGERPYKCSECGKAFSQNSTLFQHQIIHAGVKPYGCSECGKAFSRSSYLIEHQRIHTRAQWYHEYGNTLEASNHVSRKKVNTVKKLHKCNECEKIFRWRSHLIIHQRIHTGEKPYKCNECGKAFNRSSRLTQHQKIHMG